GAACTGGTGACCACGCGCGCGTGGCGGAGCCCCACGCTCCCGTGCCGCCGGGAGCTGATCGGCTTCGCCACCGTCGGTCTCCTCGCCTACGCCGTCGACCTCGCCCTGTTCACCGGCCTGCGCGGCCCCGCCGGACTCGACCCGCTCACCGCCAAGTCCCTGTCCTTCCTGGCCGCCTGCACGGTCGCCTACGCGGGCAACGCCCTCGGCACCTACCGGACCACGCGCGCACCGGGCCTGCGCCCCTGCGCCGTGTTCTTCGCGGTGAATCTCGCCGGAGCCGCCGTACAACTGCTCTGCCTGGCCGTCAGCCACTACGGCCTCGGCCTCACCTCGCAGCGCGCGGACACCGTCTCCGGGGCGGTCATCGGTATGGCGCTGGCCACAGTCCTGCGGTTCTGGGGTACCCGTACATGGGTGTTCCGGGCGGAGGGCAGAGTCGGATCATGGACTGGCTGAAAAAGCTCCCGTTGATCGGGCCGTGGGCGGAGCGGCTGATGATCACGCACGCGTGGCGGTCGTACGAGCGGCTGGACCGCGTGAACTGGACGCGGCTGGCCGCCGCGATGACCTTCAGGAGTTTCGTCGCGCTGTTCCCGCTGCTGACGGTGTCCGCCACCATCGCCGCCGCCACGCTCAGCACGGAGCAGGAGGAAAAGCTGCGGGACAAGCTCGCCGAGCAGGTCCCCGGCATCTCCGACCAGCTGGACATCGCCGGCCTGGTGGACAACGCCGGCACGATCGGACTCATCGCGGGCGCCCTGCTGTTCTTCACCGGCGTCAGCTGGGCCGGCTCGATGCGCGAGTGTCTGCGGGCGGTGTGGGAGCTGTCCGACGAGGAGGAGAACCCCGTTCTGCGCTACGGCAAGGACGCGGGTGTCCTGATCGGCCTCGGCGGCGCGCTCCTCGTCACCATCGCCGCCTCCGCCGTCGCCTCCGCGATGATCGGCTGGATCACCCGGGGACTCGGCATCGACGAGGGCGGCTGGAGCGGGGTCCTGCTGCACATCGCCGCGTTCCTGATCGCCGTCCTCGCCAACTTCCTGCTCCTGCTCTACGTCCTGACCCTGCTGCCCGGCGTCGAGCCGACGCGCCACCGCCTGTTCGTGGCGGCGCTGACCGGAGCGATCGGCTTCGAACTGCTGAAGCTGCTGCTCAGCGGCTATCTGCAGGGCGTGGCCGCGAAGAGCATGTACGGCGCGTTCGGGGTGCCCGTCGCACTGCTGCTGTGGATCAACTTCACCTCGAAGCTGGTGCTGTTCTGCGCCTCCTGGACGGCGACGCAGAGCAAGGAGGACGAACTCCCGGGCGTCAGTCCTCGTCGCCCGGGCGAGTCCGGCGGCGCACCAGATCCGGCAGCGGCCAGCGGCGGTTGACCAGGAACGCGCCGCCCGCGAGCAGCACCAGCACCCCGCCCGTGATGCCGAGCGCGGTCCCGATGCCGCTGGAGCCGTCCGCGGCCGGGGCACTGGCCACCGGCTTCGAACCGGTCCCGGCCGTGCCGCTGCCGCCGTCCCCGGAGCCGCCGGCCTCGCCGGAGGGGTTCGCGCCGGGCTGGGCACTGGCCTGCGCGGCGCCCTTGGGCGGCACCAGCTCGCCGACCGGCTGCACCTTCCCGGCCGCCTTGAAGCCCCAGTCGAACAGCCGGGCCGTCTCCTTGTAGACCTCGTTGTGCTCGGGCTTCTCCGGGTTCATCACCGTCACCAGCAGCACCTTGCCGCCCCGCTCGGCGACGCCGGTGAAGGTGGCGCCCGCGTTGGTGGTGTTGCCGTTCTTGACGCCCGCGATGCCCTGGTAGACGGGCACGTCGGAGTCGCCGGACAGCAGCCGGTTGGTGTTCTGGATCTCGAAGGACTCGCGGACCGGCTTGCCCTTCTTGCCCTTCTTCGTCTTCCCGGGGAACTTGGCGCTGACCGTCGAGGCGTACTCGCGGAAGTCCTTCTTCTGCATCCCGGAGCGGGCGATCAGCGTCAGGTCGTACGCGGAGGAGACCTGCCCCTCGGCGTCGTAGCCGTCCGGGCTGACGACGTTCGTGTCGAGGGCCTGGAGCTCCTCGGCGTGCTCGTTCATGTCCTTGACGGTGTTCTCGACGCCCTTGTTCATGGCGGACAGCACGTGCACGGCGTCGTTGCCGGAGCGCAGGAAGACGCCCAGCCACAGGTCGTGGACCGTGTACGTCTCCTCCTCCTTTATGCCGACCATGCTGGAGCCCGAGCCGATGCCCGCCAGGTCGGAGGGGGCGACCTTGTGCTTGGCGTCCCTCGGAAACTTCGGCAGGAGCGTGTCCGCGAACAGCATCTTCAGCGTGCTCGCCGGGGCGAGGCGCCAGTGCGCGTTGTGCGCGGCCAGCACGTCGCCGGTCTCGGCGTCGGCGACGATCCAGGAGCGGGCGCTCACGTCCTTCGGCAGCACCGGTACGCCGCTCGCCAGGTTCACCTGCGTTCCCGGCTCGCCGAGCCGGGCGCCGCCCACGGTCGACATCGACGCGGGGGGAGTGGCCGACGGGCTGCCCGAAGGACTTGCCGAGGGGCTGGGGGCGGCGACGGCGGCGGGAGCGGCCAGGGCGAGGGACGACAGGACGGCGGAGGTGACCAGCAGGGATCGCCCAGTGGTCTTCTTCGGAGCGGACACGGTCGGAAACGTACATGCCGTACGGGGGGAAGTCCCGTCTCCGGCCCCACCCCGCGAACGGAACCGGACAGGCCCTGGCGATACTGGTCTCATGCTGTGCTCATCCGGGGGACAACCCCCGGACCCCCGGCCGGCCCCGGGAGCCCGGCGCTGTGATGAAAGGTCTGATTCTGTGAAGCTCAGCCGCCCCGTCTCCTGGTTCCTGCTCGCCTTCGGGGTGTGGAGCTGGGTCATCTGGATCACTTTCGTCAAGAACCTGGTCGCGGACGGCAGCGGGCTCGCCTTCGACGACGGTCGTCCCACGGCCTACTTCTGGGTGCACCTGCTGCTCGCCGTCGTTTCCTTCGTATTGGGGACGGCTGTCGGGGCCATCGGGTTGCGTGGTCTGCGCGCACTGCGCCGGACGTCATAGCCGCGATCGGGAGACACGACACCGTGGTCATCGTTTTCGTACTCGTCGCAGTGCTGGTCCTGGCCGTCGTCGTGACGGCCAACTGGTACGTGTGGCGTCGCCTGTTCCGCGACACGACCCGCGGCCCGGGCCTCACCCGCCGCGCGGGCGCGGTCCTGATCGCCGGCGGCTGGGCCCTGGCGATCGGGGCCCTGGTCGCCGAACGCTCGGGCGCCCCCTTCTGGCTCCAGCAGGTCCTCGCGTGGCCGGGCTTCCTGTGGCTGGCCCTGTCGATATACCTGCTGCTGGCGGTGGTGGCCGGGGAGGTCATCCGACCACTCCTGCACCGCTTCCTCGAACACCGCGCGAGACGCACGAACGGGGCCCCGCGACCCGGCCCGGCGCCGACCACCGGGGAGCCGGCTGCGACCTCCAGGCCCGGCGCCGCCGCAGCCACGGTACCCGGCTCACCCGTGGGCCGTACTCCCGCGACCGACCCCCAGAGGAACGGCAGCGGCACCGCGGCCCCGACGGCCACGCGGCCGGCGGACAACACCGGCACGACCCCCGCGCCCGCGACCGCCTCGCAGTCGGGCGGCGCCGGTGGGGCGACTGCAGCCGCCGCGACGGCGGCAGCCCCACAGCCGGCCAGCGACGCGCCCCAGGCACCCGCGGCCCCGCCCCAGCCCGACCACGGCGCAGGTGCGCTCACGGCCGCGCCCTCCGCGCCGCAGGCGAACGGCGGCGGCGTGACCCACGCACCCGCACCCGCCTCGCAGCCCGCCCCCAGCCGTAGCACGACCGGCTCCGCGACCGCCCCCGGCCCGCAGGCCGACCCCGCGCCAGGCGCCCCCGAGGGCTCCCCGCGGTCCGCCGCCGGCCCCACCGGGCCCTCTCGCCGTCTCTTCGTCTCACGGGTCGTCGCCGGGGCCGCCGCGGCCGCTGCCGTGGGGACCGTCGGGTACGGGACGTACGGTGTGCTGCGCGGGCCGAAGGTCAAGCGGGTCACCGTGCCGCTGGCCAAGCTGCCGCGGGCCGCGCACGGGTATCGGATCGCCGTGGTCAGTGACGTGCACCTCGGCCCGGTCCTGGGACGCGGCTTCGCGCAGAAGGTCGTCGACACGATCAACTCCACCCAGCCCGACCTGATCGCGGTCGTCGGCGACCTGGTCGACGGCAGTGTGAAGGACCTCGGCCCCGCAGCGGCCCCGCTCGCCCAGCTGAGGGCCCGTCACGGGTCCTACTTCGTCACCGGCAACCACGAGTACTTCTCCGGCGCCGGACAGTGGGTCGAGGAGGTCCGCCGCCTGGGCCTGAACCCCCTGGAGAACGCGCGCAGGGAGATGCCGTACTTCGACCTCGCCGGCGTCAACGACGTCGCGGGCGAGGACGAGGGCCAGGGCCCCGACTTCGCGAAGGCGCTCGGCGACCGGGACACCGCACGCGCATGCGTGCTGCTCGCCCACCAGCCGGTCCAGATCCACGACGCCGTCGAGCACGGCGTCGACCTCCAGCTCTCCGGCCACACCCACGGCGGCCAGCTCTGGCCCGGCAACCTCATCGCCGCCGGCGCCAACCCCACCGTCGCGGGCCTGGACCGGTACGGCGACACCCAGCTCTACGTCTCGCGCGGCGCCGGCGCCTGGGGCCCGCCCACCCGCGTGGGCGCACCGTCGGACATCACCCTGATCGAGCTCGCGTCGAAGCAGGCCTGACAGCAGCGCACCTCCTGTGAGAGTGCTGTGAAACCGCACCGAAACGCCCATTGGTAAGTTCTTTCCCAACTCATCAGATCTCCCTTCCCCCTGCTCAAAATCCTGTGATTGGGTGAGCCCGCCACGAAGGGGTGTGGCATACACACAAGGGC
This is a stretch of genomic DNA from Streptomyces hawaiiensis. It encodes these proteins:
- a CDS encoding D-alanyl-D-alanine carboxypeptidase family protein yields the protein MSAPKKTTGRSLLVTSAVLSSLALAAPAAVAAPSPSASPSGSPSATPPASMSTVGGARLGEPGTQVNLASGVPVLPKDVSARSWIVADAETGDVLAAHNAHWRLAPASTLKMLFADTLLPKFPRDAKHKVAPSDLAGIGSGSSMVGIKEEETYTVHDLWLGVFLRSGNDAVHVLSAMNKGVENTVKDMNEHAEELQALDTNVVSPDGYDAEGQVSSAYDLTLIARSGMQKKDFREYASTVSAKFPGKTKKGKKGKPVRESFEIQNTNRLLSGDSDVPVYQGIAGVKNGNTTNAGATFTGVAERGGKVLLVTVMNPEKPEHNEVYKETARLFDWGFKAAGKVQPVGELVPPKGAAQASAQPGANPSGEAGGSGDGGSGTAGTGSKPVASAPAADGSSGIGTALGITGGVLVLLAGGAFLVNRRWPLPDLVRRRTRPGDED
- a CDS encoding SCO4848 family membrane protein translates to MKLSRPVSWFLLAFGVWSWVIWITFVKNLVADGSGLAFDDGRPTAYFWVHLLLAVVSFVLGTAVGAIGLRGLRALRRTS
- a CDS encoding metallophosphoesterase, which encodes MVIVFVLVAVLVLAVVVTANWYVWRRLFRDTTRGPGLTRRAGAVLIAGGWALAIGALVAERSGAPFWLQQVLAWPGFLWLALSIYLLLAVVAGEVIRPLLHRFLEHRARRTNGAPRPGPAPTTGEPAATSRPGAAAATVPGSPVGRTPATDPQRNGSGTAAPTATRPADNTGTTPAPATASQSGGAGGATAAAATAAAPQPASDAPQAPAAPPQPDHGAGALTAAPSAPQANGGGVTHAPAPASQPAPSRSTTGSATAPGPQADPAPGAPEGSPRSAAGPTGPSRRLFVSRVVAGAAAAAAVGTVGYGTYGVLRGPKVKRVTVPLAKLPRAAHGYRIAVVSDVHLGPVLGRGFAQKVVDTINSTQPDLIAVVGDLVDGSVKDLGPAAAPLAQLRARHGSYFVTGNHEYFSGAGQWVEEVRRLGLNPLENARREMPYFDLAGVNDVAGEDEGQGPDFAKALGDRDTARACVLLAHQPVQIHDAVEHGVDLQLSGHTHGGQLWPGNLIAAGANPTVAGLDRYGDTQLYVSRGAGAWGPPTRVGAPSDITLIELASKQA
- a CDS encoding GtrA family protein, with amino-acid sequence MTTRAWRSPTLPCRRELIGFATVGLLAYAVDLALFTGLRGPAGLDPLTAKSLSFLAACTVAYAGNALGTYRTTRAPGLRPCAVFFAVNLAGAAVQLLCLAVSHYGLGLTSQRADTVSGAVIGMALATVLRFWGTRTWVFRAEGRVGSWTG
- a CDS encoding YihY/virulence factor BrkB family protein, producing MDWLKKLPLIGPWAERLMITHAWRSYERLDRVNWTRLAAAMTFRSFVALFPLLTVSATIAAATLSTEQEEKLRDKLAEQVPGISDQLDIAGLVDNAGTIGLIAGALLFFTGVSWAGSMRECLRAVWELSDEEENPVLRYGKDAGVLIGLGGALLVTIAASAVASAMIGWITRGLGIDEGGWSGVLLHIAAFLIAVLANFLLLLYVLTLLPGVEPTRHRLFVAALTGAIGFELLKLLLSGYLQGVAAKSMYGAFGVPVALLLWINFTSKLVLFCASWTATQSKEDELPGVSPRRPGESGGAPDPAAASGG